The Candidatus Eisenbacteria bacterium genome contains a region encoding:
- a CDS encoding transcriptional regulator, producing the protein MPDLDRVIHERLRLGIVSALAVNEWLTFNELKHLMRTTDGNLSVHARKLEEASYVECHKSFEGRLPKTRFRLTASGRKALERYLQHMEALIRATRAR; encoded by the coding sequence ATGCCCGACCTGGATCGCGTCATCCACGAGCGGCTTCGGCTCGGCATCGTCAGCGCGCTCGCGGTGAACGAGTGGCTCACGTTCAACGAGCTCAAGCACCTCATGCGAACCACCGACGGCAACCTGAGCGTCCACGCGCGCAAGCTCGAAGAAGCATCGTACGTGGAGTGTCACAAGTCCTTCGAAGGCCGCCTTCCCAAGACCCGCTTTCGCCTGACCGCCAGCGGCCGCAAGGCGCTCGAGCGTTACCTGCAGCACATGGAGGCCCTGATCCGGGCGACTCGCGCCCGCTAG